A genomic window from Corvus moneduloides isolate bCorMon1 chromosome 11, bCorMon1.pri, whole genome shotgun sequence includes:
- the FAM3D gene encoding protein FAM3D: protein MRVTAVIRYVALLITLLGTWLIMQTYFHRSWRAISLRSWLGATNKPSSEKLPRHKCGNQKSCPQNYFAFKIISGAANVVGPSICFEDLVLMSSVKNNIGRGLNIALVNGTTGQLLKTDSFDMYSGDITKLQTFLQGIKRGTLVLTASYDDAATKMNDKVQAYFTELGSSHVGKLGFRDNWVFLGAKGLMNKSPFEKHIKNDKETNKYDGWPELLEMEGCAPRKMD from the exons CTGTGATCCGGTACGTGGCGCTGCTCATCACCCTGCTGGGCACGTGGCTCATCATGCAGACGTACTTCCACCGCAGCTGGAGAGCCATCAGCCTGCGGAGCTGGCTCG GTGCCACAAACAAGCCCAGCA GTGAGAAGCTGCCCCGGCACAAGTGTGGGAACCAGAAGAGCTGCCCCCAGAACTATTTTGCCTTCAAGATCATCAGTGGTGCTGCAAATGTGGTGGGACCCTCGATCTGCTTTGAAGACTTGGT cCTCATGAGCAGTGTGAAAAACAACATTGGCAGAGGCCTGAACATTGCACTGGTGAATG GAACAACTGGGCAGCTCCTGAAAACTGACTCATTCGACATGTACTCCGGAG ACATTACCAAGCTGCAAACCTTCCTCCAGGGGATCAAGCGTGGCACCCTTGTGCTGACAGCAAGCTACGATGATGCTGCCACAAA GATGAATGACAAAGTACAGGCATATTTCAcggagctgggcagcagccacgTGGGCAAGCTGGGCTTCCGGGACAACTGGGTCTTCCTGGGAGCAAAAGGGCTGATGAATAAGAGCCCCTTTGAAAAG cacatTAAAAATGATAAAGAGACAAATAAGTACGACGGCTGGCCTGAGCTGTTAGAGATGGAGGGCTGTGCCCCCAGGAAGATGGACTAG